A region from the Lentisphaera profundi genome encodes:
- a CDS encoding beta-ketoacyl-ACP synthase III: protein MKGIKIIGTGKYAPENIVTNEELAKTVDTSHEWIVTRTGIQQRHIAAKDQATSDLCVPAAQNALENAGITAEDVDLIIVATLSPDKPFPNTATILQRKIGASNAACFSIEAACTGFVYAMEVASSMLRCGSYKYALVIGAETLSSQVNWSDRNTCVLFGDGAGAAILESVDEKDNTLLNSILASDGTHEELLHTAIGGSATPYTIENANDPGRYLQMQGREVFKLAVTNMANSVKKALEEVNLSVDDIDWLIPHQANVRIITAVGDKIGISSEKVFINVQKYGNTSAATIPIALDELARSGELKRGQILVFVAFGGGFTWGATVLKY from the coding sequence ATGAAGGGTATTAAAATTATTGGCACGGGAAAATATGCCCCTGAAAATATCGTCACCAATGAGGAACTAGCGAAAACTGTAGACACCTCACACGAGTGGATTGTCACACGCACAGGCATTCAACAACGTCATATAGCCGCAAAGGATCAGGCAACTTCTGATCTTTGTGTTCCCGCAGCACAAAACGCTCTCGAGAACGCTGGCATCACTGCAGAAGACGTGGATCTCATTATTGTCGCTACTCTATCTCCCGATAAACCTTTCCCTAACACCGCAACTATTTTACAAAGAAAAATTGGTGCATCCAATGCCGCCTGTTTTTCAATAGAAGCTGCCTGTACTGGCTTTGTTTACGCCATGGAAGTAGCCTCCTCAATGTTGCGCTGCGGAAGCTATAAATACGCGCTCGTTATTGGTGCTGAAACACTGAGCTCACAAGTCAACTGGTCTGACCGCAACACTTGCGTTCTTTTCGGTGATGGCGCCGGTGCCGCTATCCTAGAAAGCGTAGATGAAAAAGACAATACTTTATTAAATTCCATTTTAGCCTCTGACGGTACACACGAAGAACTCTTACATACGGCTATCGGCGGCTCTGCGACACCTTATACAATCGAAAACGCGAATGATCCCGGTCGCTACCTCCAAATGCAGGGTAGAGAAGTTTTCAAACTTGCAGTCACTAACATGGCGAACTCAGTTAAAAAAGCTTTAGAAGAAGTTAATCTAAGTGTTGACGACATTGATTGGCTCATTCCTCACCAAGCAAATGTACGCATCATTACTGCCGTCGGTGATAAAATTGGTATCAGTAGCGAAAAAGTTTTTATTAACGTTCAAAAATATGGCAATACCTCAGCTGCCACAATCCCCATTGCCCTCGACGAACTCGCTCGTAGCGGCGAACTCAAACGCGGTCAAATTCTCGTTTTTGTTGCTTTCGGTGGCGGATTCACTTGGGGTGCCACAGTTTTAAAATACTAA
- the plsX gene encoding phosphate acyltransferase PlsX codes for MIIALDAMGGDNAPQDIISGAIQALEEIPADVTFKLVGDESLINLELNKHNVDLERFSIIHTTEVVTMDDPPTAAIRGKKNSSIAIAVDMVKKGEADALVSAGNTGASVACCILKLGRLPGISRPAIATVIPAPHGKFVLLDSGANVDSKPEMLNQFSIMGEIYAKVILELDSPRVGLFSNGSEDGKGNEVTKATFKLLKENNYNFIGNVEGTDLFKDKVDVVVCDGFIGNLVLKSCEGIAKGISGMLKENIKKKQVRKVGYALSKGAFDELREKTDSRATGGALLLGVNGIFIKAHGSSDAYALKNALKVAYELTLKEINKKLIAGIEQEA; via the coding sequence ATGATCATTGCGCTTGACGCAATGGGTGGAGATAATGCCCCTCAGGATATTATCTCCGGAGCTATCCAGGCTCTCGAGGAAATCCCCGCCGACGTTACTTTTAAACTCGTCGGGGATGAATCCCTCATCAATCTAGAGCTCAACAAGCATAATGTTGACCTCGAACGCTTCTCTATCATCCACACAACTGAAGTTGTGACTATGGATGATCCGCCCACCGCTGCCATTCGTGGCAAAAAAAATTCCTCTATTGCCATTGCAGTTGACATGGTAAAAAAAGGTGAAGCAGATGCTTTGGTTTCTGCTGGAAATACTGGTGCCTCGGTTGCTTGCTGCATCCTAAAATTAGGTCGCCTCCCAGGAATAAGTCGTCCTGCTATTGCAACGGTTATCCCTGCTCCACACGGTAAATTTGTTCTTCTCGATTCTGGTGCCAATGTAGACTCCAAACCCGAGATGCTAAACCAATTTTCAATCATGGGCGAAATCTACGCAAAAGTCATCCTCGAACTAGATTCTCCTCGCGTGGGACTTTTCTCAAACGGTAGTGAAGACGGAAAAGGCAACGAAGTTACCAAAGCAACTTTTAAATTACTGAAAGAAAACAACTATAACTTCATCGGCAACGTAGAGGGCACTGACCTCTTTAAAGATAAAGTTGATGTCGTCGTATGTGATGGCTTCATCGGTAATTTAGTTTTAAAAAGCTGTGAAGGCATCGCCAAAGGAATCTCTGGCATGCTCAAAGAAAATATCAAGAAAAAACAAGTTCGCAAAGTAGGTTACGCCCTATCGAAAGGAGCTTTTGATGAACTCAGAGAAAAAACTGACTCGCGCGCCACTGGTGGTGCACTTTTACTTGGAGTCAACGGAATTTTCATCAAAGCCCACGGCAGTTCAGATGCTTATGCACTGAAAAATGCACTCAAAGTAGCTTACGAACTGACACTTAAAGAAATCAATAAAAAACTCATCGCAGGGATTGAACAGGAGGCATGA
- the fabF gene encoding beta-ketoacyl-ACP synthase II produces the protein MELKRIVITGTGVISPVGNTTQEFWSGLLSGKSGLDTIKGFDTEGHRCTIAGEVTDFVPTEHMEPAAAKKIDRFCQFAIAASNEAVEEAGLKDSSIPAERIGVLIGSGIGGLATLEAEVEKLITKGPRRVSPMLIPKMIGDMSSGIVSIHHGFKGPNFTAVSACASSTHSIGEAFWIIQRGDADVMITGGAEAAITPVGMAGFASMRAMSTRNDDPQGASRPFDKDRDGFVMGEGSGIIVLESLESAEARGANIIAEFIGYGATADANHITSPAEDGSGAAAAIEMAMKHAKIDASEVSYINAHGTSTPMNDKFETRAIKAVFGDNAPKIPISSTKSMTGHGLGTAGAWETIVCALAVKNDKIPPTMNYTTPDPDCDLDYVPNKARECKVDVALNINLGFGGHNATGLVRKFK, from the coding sequence ATGGAACTAAAACGCATCGTAATCACTGGCACAGGTGTAATTTCACCAGTCGGTAATACTACCCAGGAATTTTGGTCTGGACTTTTATCCGGAAAAAGTGGCTTGGATACTATTAAAGGCTTCGATACTGAAGGTCATCGTTGTACTATAGCGGGTGAAGTCACTGACTTTGTCCCTACTGAACATATGGAACCTGCAGCAGCCAAAAAAATCGATCGTTTCTGTCAGTTTGCAATTGCTGCCTCAAACGAAGCTGTGGAAGAAGCGGGTCTTAAGGACTCGTCTATTCCTGCAGAACGCATTGGCGTTCTCATTGGTTCGGGTATTGGTGGCTTAGCTACTCTCGAAGCAGAAGTAGAAAAGCTCATCACTAAAGGCCCCCGCCGCGTTTCCCCTATGCTCATCCCCAAAATGATTGGTGATATGAGCTCGGGAATCGTTTCAATCCATCACGGATTTAAAGGCCCCAATTTTACTGCAGTCTCTGCTTGTGCATCATCAACTCACTCCATCGGAGAAGCCTTTTGGATTATCCAACGCGGTGATGCTGATGTAATGATTACAGGTGGTGCTGAAGCTGCAATTACTCCGGTTGGCATGGCTGGCTTCGCTTCAATGCGCGCTATGTCCACTCGCAACGATGATCCTCAAGGCGCTAGTCGTCCCTTCGACAAAGACCGTGATGGTTTCGTCATGGGTGAAGGTTCTGGTATCATCGTTTTAGAATCACTTGAAAGTGCAGAAGCACGTGGCGCAAATATCATTGCTGAATTTATTGGCTATGGCGCAACTGCAGATGCTAATCATATCACATCTCCTGCGGAAGATGGATCTGGTGCAGCGGCCGCGATCGAAATGGCAATGAAACACGCCAAGATTGATGCCTCTGAAGTAAGCTACATCAATGCACACGGAACTTCCACTCCTATGAACGACAAGTTCGAAACCCGTGCAATCAAAGCTGTATTTGGTGATAACGCTCCAAAAATCCCTATCTCTAGTACTAAATCTATGACCGGTCACGGCTTAGGTACTGCTGGTGCTTGGGAAACAATCGTTTGTGCTCTTGCAGTGAAAAACGATAAAATTCCTCCGACCATGAATTACACGACTCCTGATCCAGATTGTGATCTAGATTACGTCCCTAACAAAGCTCGTGAATGTAAAGTTGATGTTGCGCTTAATATCAACCTCGGCTTTGGTGGTCACAACGCAACTGGTTTAGTAAGGAAGTTCAAATGA
- the ybeY gene encoding rRNA maturation RNase YbeY — MNISIQSDTDKYTLTETAHIEAIALYLCNHWGLSKENCELNINFTDDAGIEPVNVQFLNHEGPTDVISFDYIEDYDEEFSAPDDPFVLGELLISLETAESQAKSYKSSFNDEALLYLAHGILHLCGFDDHEEEDIKAMRAAEAESMMIIKDHFDQARILA; from the coding sequence ATGAACATCTCTATACAATCTGATACAGATAAATACACTTTAACTGAGACAGCTCACATAGAAGCTATTGCCCTATATTTATGTAATCACTGGGGCCTCAGTAAAGAAAATTGCGAGCTCAATATTAATTTCACTGATGATGCAGGAATTGAACCCGTAAATGTTCAGTTCCTCAATCATGAAGGTCCTACTGATGTCATTAGTTTCGATTATATCGAAGACTACGACGAAGAATTTTCCGCCCCCGATGACCCCTTTGTTTTAGGCGAACTGCTTATCTCTCTAGAAACGGCTGAAAGCCAAGCCAAGAGCTATAAATCATCATTTAATGATGAAGCACTTCTTTACCTAGCCCACGGCATACTTCACCTTTGTGGCTTTGATGACCATGAAGAAGAAGATATAAAAGCCATGCGCGCAGCAGAGGCTGAATCCATGATGATTATTAAAGATCATTTTGACCAAGCTAGGATTCTCGCCTAA
- a CDS encoding FdhF/YdeP family oxidoreductase — protein MSKEYAGGWGALKSSMKFMKREAFAKSAKTLFKMNQPKGFDCPGCAWPDPKHTSAIAEYCENGVKALTYETTKKRASSATFMKYKVKEMAEWSDFKLEDQGRLTEPFVYNPETDHYEPIEWSAAFALIANELKNLASPDEALFYTSGRTSNEAAFLYQLMGRMYGTNNFPDCSNLCHESTGVGMGESVGIGKGTVLLDDFEKADAIYVFGQNPGTNHPRMLGELQNAAKRGCKILSFNPLVEAGLKGFIHPQDPVGMSLNKVSPISSHYYQPLIGGDLAAIRGMIKYIFESGASLDKGFIDQHCSGFDEYKAMVENTSWEDILSESGLQKEQIIEAAEVYCKADKVIACWAMGLTQHRHGVANIQEVINLLLLKGNMGREGAGACPVRGHSNVQGDRTVGITEFPKEDFLLSLEKEFEFTAPRKHGMSAVHAIEAMDKGEAKVFVAMGGNFAAASPDTAKTFTGLQSCELTVHVSTHLNRSHVIHGKKALILPCIGRSEKDLQASGIQSVTVEDSMSMVHASTGSNEPASTSLKSEPAIVAGIAKALLGSERVDWDELIADYANIREKIEAVIPGFENYNKKIQEPGGFHLRNSARLREWKTATQKARFITNDLPIHELKAGRLRLMTMRSHDQYNTTIYGMDDRYRGIKNERRVIFLNEKDMADLGLKETDSVKITSHASDGELRSVESFRPVKYNIPQGCAGAYFPETNPLVGLSDHAKKSFTPMSKFIIIDLKKME, from the coding sequence ATGTCGAAAGAATATGCAGGTGGTTGGGGAGCCTTAAAATCTTCAATGAAATTCATGAAAAGAGAGGCCTTTGCCAAAAGCGCAAAAACACTTTTCAAAATGAATCAACCCAAAGGTTTTGATTGTCCAGGTTGTGCATGGCCCGACCCAAAGCATACCTCGGCGATTGCGGAATATTGTGAAAATGGTGTCAAAGCACTGACTTATGAGACGACAAAAAAACGAGCTTCAAGTGCGACCTTCATGAAGTACAAAGTCAAAGAAATGGCTGAGTGGTCGGACTTTAAGTTAGAAGATCAGGGACGTCTGACAGAACCCTTTGTGTACAATCCAGAAACTGATCATTATGAGCCTATTGAATGGTCTGCGGCTTTTGCGCTCATCGCAAATGAACTCAAGAACTTAGCTAGCCCAGATGAAGCTTTGTTTTATACATCGGGAAGGACTTCAAATGAGGCGGCTTTTTTGTATCAGCTCATGGGGCGCATGTATGGCACAAATAATTTTCCTGATTGTTCCAACCTTTGCCATGAATCCACGGGAGTGGGCATGGGAGAGAGTGTTGGCATTGGCAAGGGTACGGTATTGTTGGATGACTTCGAAAAAGCTGATGCGATTTATGTTTTTGGACAAAATCCTGGGACCAATCATCCTCGTATGCTTGGAGAATTACAAAATGCAGCCAAGCGTGGATGTAAAATTTTAAGTTTTAATCCTCTTGTGGAGGCAGGTCTCAAAGGATTTATTCATCCTCAAGATCCAGTTGGCATGAGTCTCAATAAAGTAAGCCCCATTTCGAGTCATTATTATCAACCATTGATTGGTGGGGATCTAGCCGCAATTCGAGGTATGATTAAGTACATATTTGAATCTGGCGCAAGTTTAGATAAAGGCTTTATTGATCAACATTGTTCTGGCTTTGATGAGTACAAAGCCATGGTGGAAAACACTTCTTGGGAGGATATTCTAAGCGAGTCGGGTTTGCAGAAAGAGCAGATTATTGAGGCGGCCGAAGTCTATTGCAAGGCAGATAAAGTGATTGCTTGTTGGGCAATGGGTTTAACTCAACACCGTCATGGAGTGGCAAATATTCAGGAAGTGATCAATTTATTGTTATTGAAGGGCAATATGGGAAGAGAGGGGGCGGGAGCCTGCCCTGTACGTGGCCACAGTAATGTGCAGGGAGATCGCACCGTGGGAATCACGGAATTCCCCAAAGAAGATTTTTTACTCAGTTTAGAAAAAGAATTCGAGTTTACAGCTCCTCGCAAACATGGCATGAGCGCGGTTCACGCAATTGAAGCCATGGATAAAGGTGAAGCCAAAGTCTTTGTAGCAATGGGAGGTAACTTTGCAGCTGCGAGCCCCGATACGGCAAAAACTTTTACGGGCTTACAGTCCTGTGAATTAACTGTTCACGTTTCGACTCACCTTAATCGTAGTCATGTGATTCACGGAAAGAAGGCATTGATTCTTCCTTGTATCGGGCGATCAGAAAAAGATCTTCAAGCATCTGGGATACAAAGTGTAACAGTGGAAGATTCAATGTCTATGGTTCACGCATCTACGGGTTCAAATGAGCCTGCATCAACAAGTTTGAAGTCAGAGCCTGCGATAGTTGCGGGCATCGCAAAAGCTTTATTAGGTTCGGAACGAGTGGATTGGGATGAACTTATTGCGGATTACGCAAATATTCGTGAGAAAATTGAAGCAGTGATTCCAGGTTTTGAAAATTATAACAAAAAAATCCAAGAGCCCGGTGGTTTTCATCTCAGGAATTCTGCGCGTTTAAGGGAATGGAAAACAGCCACTCAAAAGGCGCGTTTCATCACTAATGACTTGCCTATACATGAATTAAAAGCCGGGCGACTAAGATTGATGACCATGCGTTCCCATGACCAATATAACACCACGATTTACGGTATGGATGATCGTTATCGAGGTATTAAGAATGAACGTAGAGTTATTTTCCTTAATGAAAAAGATATGGCAGATTTAGGTCTGAAAGAAACTGATTCAGTAAAAATCACGAGTCACGCAAGCGATGGTGAACTACGCTCAGTCGAGAGCTTTCGTCCAGTGAAGTACAATATTCCACAAGGTTGTGCAGGGGCTTATTTTCCTGAAACGAATCCATTGGTAGGTTTGAGTGATCACGCCAAAAAAAGTTTCACGCCAATGTCAAAATTCATCATCATTGATTTAAAGAAAATGGAGTAA
- the fabG gene encoding 3-oxoacyl-[acyl-carrier-protein] reductase has translation MSVKDKVCVVTGGSRGIGLEICRRLVADGAKVALIGTREETAQNAVTELAAPADQVKGYALNVAEGEAVSQIFTQILSDFGQVDVLVNNAGITRDTLMMRMKEDDWDLVMAVNLKGAFNCTKAVMRPMMKLRKGRIINISSVVGLTGNAGQANYAASKAGLIGLTKSSAKELSSRNITVNAVAPGYIATEMTDAVSDAAREAFLNNIPLGRAGEAKEVAAMVAFLASDESAYITGQTFNVDGGLVMQ, from the coding sequence ATGAGTGTAAAAGATAAAGTTTGTGTCGTTACTGGCGGCTCACGTGGTATTGGTCTCGAAATTTGCCGTCGCTTAGTTGCTGATGGCGCAAAAGTTGCCCTCATTGGCACTAGAGAAGAAACAGCACAAAATGCTGTGACTGAACTGGCTGCCCCTGCAGACCAAGTCAAAGGCTATGCCCTAAACGTTGCTGAAGGCGAAGCCGTAAGCCAAATTTTTACTCAAATTCTCAGTGATTTCGGTCAAGTAGACGTTCTTGTCAATAATGCAGGTATCACTCGTGACACACTCATGATGCGCATGAAAGAAGATGACTGGGACCTCGTAATGGCCGTCAATCTTAAAGGCGCTTTCAACTGTACAAAAGCCGTCATGCGTCCAATGATGAAGTTACGCAAGGGCCGCATTATCAATATTTCCTCTGTCGTAGGCCTCACGGGCAATGCTGGGCAAGCTAACTATGCAGCTTCAAAAGCTGGTTTAATTGGCCTCACAAAATCAAGTGCTAAAGAGCTTTCAAGCCGCAACATTACTGTGAACGCAGTCGCTCCTGGCTACATCGCTACAGAAATGACTGATGCAGTCTCAGACGCTGCTCGCGAAGCTTTTCTTAACAACATTCCATTAGGTCGTGCAGGCGAAGCAAAAGAAGTCGCTGCAATGGTCGCTTTTTTAGCTTCTGACGAATCTGCTTATATCACTGGTCAAACATTTAATGTTGACGGTGGTTTGGTTATGCAATAG
- the fdhD gene encoding formate dehydrogenase accessory sulfurtransferase FdhD gives MEKIRSITSQKITQEGIEPTRDCLLVETPLQIIVNGEDLSLTMQTPGDERYLVRGLLHSEGISSLEFESFHLEEWQKGLIARVQLQEKVTPEGRRFGSSPSCGICGKRNVEGLFSSLKPLESQTIFNQNFVIQSFKASAKKQLLFSLTGGSHGVSAIDQNGKVLCHFEDVGRHNAVDKVIGYLLEHDCLEQAKMLTLSGRVSFEIIQKCCRAGIEVLAAISAPSSLAVEWAEKLNITLMAFCRDERFTVYSCPDRLESYQLNMQES, from the coding sequence ATGGAAAAAATTCGGTCAATTACTAGTCAAAAAATCACGCAAGAAGGCATTGAGCCTACACGTGATTGTCTTTTAGTGGAAACTCCTTTGCAAATCATTGTCAATGGTGAGGATTTATCGCTGACAATGCAAACGCCTGGCGACGAGCGTTATTTGGTTCGTGGGCTATTGCATAGCGAAGGAATCAGCTCGCTAGAGTTTGAATCATTTCACTTAGAAGAGTGGCAAAAGGGTTTGATTGCACGAGTACAACTGCAAGAAAAAGTGACTCCGGAGGGACGGCGTTTTGGTTCTAGCCCATCATGTGGAATTTGCGGTAAGCGCAATGTTGAAGGCTTATTCTCCAGTCTCAAGCCCTTGGAGAGTCAGACGATTTTCAATCAAAATTTTGTCATCCAATCCTTTAAAGCGAGTGCCAAAAAACAGCTGCTATTTTCTCTCACGGGAGGAAGTCACGGGGTTTCAGCAATTGATCAAAATGGTAAAGTTCTGTGTCATTTCGAGGATGTGGGTCGTCACAACGCAGTGGATAAAGTTATTGGTTATTTACTGGAGCATGACTGTTTAGAGCAAGCGAAAATGCTGACTTTAAGTGGCAGAGTGTCCTTTGAAATTATACAAAAATGTTGTCGTGCAGGGATAGAAGTTCTTGCTGCGATTTCAGCGCCTTCTTCTTTAGCAGTTGAATGGGCTGAAAAATTAAATATTACCCTTATGGCCTTTTGTCGTGATGAACGTTTTACGGTATATTCATGTCCCGATCGTCTGGAGAGTTATCAATTAAATATGCAGGAGAGCTGA
- a CDS encoding hemolysin family protein, with protein MEIFILLILLALASWTSSCRSSLRKLTGGLLRTLEDKTQTKCQFIDDNRPRFGFTLRAASFTFTTSYTLIAYNFFILEGAKNSRIEDIAYFSLIMLLYLLTREVIGSIWSRNYGIKILSNSLPAIKALSLLYLPYVAIVMYLHQLHEARLEESNNNTTKASAEDEILSLVEDDEDNDDIDSIEDEEARMIKGVFNLDDTTIREVMIPRPSITGVEKKQSLEEIKKLFISSGFSRLPVYDEKPDTIIGLVYAKDFLDYSRVGRSKLNDLLRPVEFVPETQTLDLTLPNFRKKKIHLAIVQDEFGGTAGLVTMEDILEEIVGEIQDEFDTEEESYIKIEDDGSATLDPRATIDNINEILNAEISDEEYDTIGAFIYNITGDIPSKGTELECDFFTAKILDADERNIISISLSLKTKEQRT; from the coding sequence ATGGAAATATTTATTCTACTTATCCTTTTAGCCCTTGCTTCTTGGACTAGCTCATGCCGCTCATCTTTGCGTAAACTTACTGGCGGACTGCTCCGAACTTTAGAAGATAAAACTCAAACTAAATGTCAGTTCATCGATGATAATCGCCCTCGATTCGGCTTCACTCTGCGCGCGGCTAGTTTTACTTTCACTACTTCATACACACTTATTGCTTATAATTTTTTCATCCTTGAAGGCGCAAAAAATAGTCGTATCGAAGATATTGCTTACTTCTCTTTGATTATGTTACTTTATTTATTAACACGTGAAGTCATTGGTTCCATTTGGTCGCGTAATTATGGCATTAAGATCCTCAGTAATTCATTGCCTGCCATTAAAGCTTTGAGTCTATTGTATTTACCTTATGTGGCTATCGTAATGTACCTCCATCAGCTTCATGAAGCTCGCTTAGAAGAAAGTAATAACAATACAACAAAAGCATCTGCCGAAGATGAAATCCTCTCTCTAGTTGAAGACGACGAAGATAATGATGACATAGATTCTATTGAAGATGAAGAAGCTCGCATGATCAAAGGTGTTTTTAATCTTGATGACACCACCATTCGCGAAGTCATGATCCCGAGACCTTCTATTACAGGCGTAGAGAAAAAACAGTCCCTAGAAGAAATAAAAAAACTTTTCATCAGCAGTGGCTTCAGTCGTCTTCCTGTTTATGACGAGAAGCCAGACACTATCATAGGCCTTGTCTACGCAAAAGATTTCCTTGATTACAGTCGGGTTGGCCGCTCCAAGCTCAACGACCTTCTTCGCCCTGTAGAATTTGTTCCTGAAACACAAACGCTTGACCTCACACTACCTAATTTTCGCAAGAAAAAAATTCATCTTGCAATTGTGCAAGACGAATTTGGCGGTACTGCTGGTCTCGTGACCATGGAAGATATCCTCGAAGAAATTGTCGGTGAAATTCAGGATGAATTCGACACCGAAGAAGAAAGTTATATCAAAATTGAAGATGATGGCTCTGCCACTTTAGATCCTCGTGCTACCATAGACAACATCAACGAAATACTTAATGCTGAAATATCCGATGAGGAATACGATACTATCGGTGCTTTTATTTATAACATCACTGGCGATATTCCGAGTAAAGGAACAGAACTCGAATGCGATTTCTTCACGGCAAAAATACTTGATGCAGATGAACGAAATATCATCAGTATTTCTCTCTCGCTTAAGACTAAAGAGCAAAGAACTTAG
- a CDS encoding YceD family protein encodes MPLHALQINKFHIPELGVKIQGDLDSSLLKLPISYREKSYGPLKAQLDVTMIDHMDALLIRGFASVAMQCNCDRCDSNFTHLLESEEICHHIENCPDIIDLTEYIREDILLTFPQHYLCRDDCKGLCSGCAANLNKESCQCSKPDNGGSFDNTLDNINFD; translated from the coding sequence ATGCCCCTTCATGCCCTTCAGATAAATAAATTTCACATCCCAGAACTTGGGGTGAAAATTCAGGGCGACCTGGATTCCTCTCTACTCAAACTTCCTATTAGTTATAGAGAGAAATCCTACGGCCCACTAAAAGCTCAACTCGATGTCACTATGATCGACCATATGGACGCCCTATTAATACGGGGATTTGCCAGCGTAGCCATGCAATGCAATTGCGATCGCTGCGACTCAAACTTCACTCATCTACTTGAGTCAGAAGAAATTTGTCACCATATTGAAAATTGTCCTGACATTATTGATTTGACAGAATACATACGTGAGGATATACTCCTCACTTTTCCGCAACACTACCTGTGCCGTGATGACTGCAAAGGATTATGCTCAGGATGTGCTGCGAACCTCAATAAAGAGAGTTGCCAATGCTCAAAACCGGATAATGGCGGCTCTTTTGACAATACTTTAGATAATATAAATTTTGACTAA
- the rpmF gene encoding 50S ribosomal protein L32, producing MAQPKRKTSKMKKRQRKASYAWKGIQTQLCDCGAPRVPHRVCASCGSYNGRQVIEAGN from the coding sequence ATGGCACAGCCTAAAAGAAAAACATCAAAGATGAAAAAGCGCCAGCGCAAAGCATCTTACGCCTGGAAAGGTATCCAAACTCAACTATGTGATTGTGGCGCTCCTCGCGTACCACATCGCGTTTGCGCTTCTTGCGGCTCTTATAACGGTCGTCAAGTTATCGAAGCTGGCAACTAG
- a CDS encoding acyl carrier protein has product MSSTADKVIEVICEKLSVTADQCLIEAKFIDDLGADSLDTVELVMELEEQFNVTIPDEVSENILTVGDAIKFVEENA; this is encoded by the coding sequence ATGTCTTCAACAGCCGATAAAGTTATCGAAGTAATCTGCGAAAAACTCAGCGTAACAGCTGACCAATGCCTTATTGAGGCAAAATTCATCGACGATCTCGGTGCCGATTCACTCGACACAGTAGAACTCGTTATGGAACTAGAAGAGCAATTCAACGTAACTATCCCAGACGAAGTAAGCGAAAACATCCTCACGGTTGGCGACGCAATCAAATTCGTTGAAGAAAACGCTTAA
- the rfbB gene encoding dTDP-glucose 4,6-dehydratase encodes MKIIVTGGAGFIGSAVIRHLIEDSEHQVLNLDKLTYAGNLESLRDVESHERYSFAQVDICDRDGVEKVFADFKPDVMMHLAAESHVDRSIDAPGEFMETNIIGTYTLLEVARKYSSEHADFRFHHISTDEVYGDLEGGDYFYETTAYAPSSPYSASKASSDHLVRAWNRTYGLPVVITNCSNNYGPYHFPEKLIPLMILNALAGKSLPVYGDGQQVRDWLYVEDHARALVKVALEGVIGETYNIGGHNEKKNLEVVHTICDLLEELHPNKAQGLNQYRDLITYVKDRPGHDVRYAIDATKIDRELGWKPQETFESGMRKTVEWYLATRETWCKNVLDGSYQGERLGAL; translated from the coding sequence ATGAAAATAATTGTTACTGGTGGTGCGGGCTTCATTGGCTCGGCAGTGATTCGCCATTTAATTGAAGATAGTGAGCATCAAGTACTCAACTTAGATAAGTTGACTTATGCAGGAAATTTAGAATCCTTACGCGACGTAGAGAGTCATGAACGCTATAGTTTTGCTCAGGTGGATATATGTGATCGTGATGGCGTAGAAAAAGTATTTGCCGATTTTAAGCCAGATGTGATGATGCACTTAGCAGCTGAATCACACGTCGACCGTTCGATAGATGCTCCAGGTGAATTCATGGAAACAAATATCATTGGAACTTATACACTCTTAGAAGTCGCTCGTAAGTACAGTTCGGAACATGCCGATTTTCGTTTTCATCATATTTCTACCGATGAAGTTTATGGTGACTTGGAAGGTGGTGATTATTTTTACGAGACCACGGCATATGCACCTAGTTCACCTTACTCGGCTTCGAAAGCCTCCTCGGATCACTTAGTGCGTGCCTGGAATCGTACTTATGGTTTACCTGTGGTAATCACTAATTGTTCAAATAATTATGGACCGTATCACTTCCCCGAAAAATTAATCCCCCTGATGATTCTCAATGCTTTGGCAGGGAAAAGTCTGCCGGTGTATGGTGATGGTCAGCAGGTTCGTGATTGGCTTTACGTAGAAGACCATGCCCGTGCCTTGGTTAAAGTCGCACTCGAAGGTGTGATTGGTGAGACCTATAATATTGGTGGCCACAATGAGAAAAAAAATCTTGAAGTGGTGCATACTATTTGCGATTTACTCGAAGAACTCCATCCAAATAAAGCTCAAGGGTTGAATCAGTATAGAGATTTAATCACTTATGTAAAAGATCGTCCTGGTCATGACGTGCGCTATGCCATTGATGCCACGAAAATTGACAGAGAATTAGGCTGGAAACCGCAGGAGACTTTTGAGTCAGGAATGCGTAAAACCGTAGAGTGGTATTTGGCGACTCGTGAGACCTGGTGCAAAAATGTTCTCGATGGTTCTTACCAAGGAGAGCGTCTAGGCGCGCTTTAA